In one Erinaceus europaeus chromosome 3, mEriEur2.1, whole genome shotgun sequence genomic region, the following are encoded:
- the SOWAHB gene encoding ankyrin repeat domain-containing protein SOWAHB has protein sequence MARELSQEALLDFLCQAGGRVTNAALLSHFKSFIRDPDATPSQHQRRRELFKGFVNSVAAVRHDPDGTKYVVLKKRYRDLLGEEGLQRPREPPAYAAPAGGAAPGAPRAARPEGPQPGRRRHKPREEEPAGAAAPAAADAGCDGLPALSAREAAPGGGGHGDSSSPGDPVPATSAAAAPEGAKCATEAAQGRRCWECLQNGVGGGPGEQPLRPLPSPAAAREKPERAAPNPEVLGAGGQRREGDGAPSLSSDTAVEAAGSWTPPPALQSPPASPGDPPESVTPEYLRHSSLEQQQQRTREWVARHPQVPEARDQGPVRAWSVLPDNFPQQPSQPVFWTLEPNAAPPDPNFPAYSLPPVVLEPGPGRVAVFRSIRSQLSLQDLEDFVEQESHGSEESSSGPRESPGGSQEGLQVAQEKLRDPATGLSPKDPQDLRNRGDNHSPPLVPTVANGLSLAGHPQEPSPGPAPKLRRSFRRSSRAGRARLSSSEDEYGEEDLVRRSRRPPRSRKPSKAGAVPSPRVDTALACKPADAPAALAEQGRPHPWRVPAGEKPTALFPHRPSEHKSSLVPLEAREHEWIVKLASGAWIRVLTLFWEDPQLALHRDFLTGYTALHWAAKHGDPAALQDLISAARKAGVALDINVKSSCGYTPLHLAVIHGHHGVIRLLVERLASRVNVRDSSGKKPWQYLTRNTPGEIWQLLGGPRGKPIFPVFPLVRSCSPTRKVKSREVSRKTSLAALLKGHHSKWKSAHQYEKFPTTRERGEYSD, from the coding sequence ATGGCCCGCGAGCTGAGCCAGGAGGCACTACTGGATTTTCTGTGCCAGGCCGGCGGCCGAGTGACCAACGCCGCCCTGTTGAGCCACTTCAAGAGCTTCATCCGCGACCCCGACGCGACCCCTAGCCAGCACCAGCGCCGCCGCGAGCTCTTCAAGGGCTTCGTCAACTCGGTCGCCGCAGTGCGCCACGACCCCGACGGCACCAAGTACGTGGTGCTCAAGAAGAGGTACAGGGAccttctgggggaggaggggctgcaGAGACCCCGCGAGCCGCCCGCGTACgccgcccctgcagggggagctgcGCCCGGCGCCCCGCGAGCCGCGCGTCCAGAGGGGCCGCAGCCCGGGCGGCGGCGCCACAAGCCGCGGGAGGAGGAGCCGGCAGGTGCCGCAGCCCCGGCCGCCGCCGATGCAGGTTGCGATGGACTCCCGGCCCTCAGCGCCCGGGAGGCGGCTCCGGGAGGCGGTGGGCACGGGGATAGCTCTAGCCCCGGTGACCCGGTGCCCGCGACTTCGGCCGCAGCAGCCCCCGAGGGAGCCAAGTGCGCGACGGAGGCGGCGCAGGGCCGGCGCTGCTGGGAATGTCTGCAGAACGGCGTGGGGGGCGGCCCGGGGGAGCAGCCGCTCCGCCCACTCCCGAGCCCAGCCGCCgcgagagagaagccagagcgcGCGGCTCCTAATCCAGAGGTGCTCGGGGCTGGCGGGCAGCGGCGGGAGGGCGACGGCGCGCCCTCCTTGTCTTCCGATACCGCCGTCGAGGCTGCTGGGAGCTGGACTCCCCCGCCTGCGCTCCAGTCCCCTCCGGCTTCCCCTGGAGACCCGCCGGAGTCGGTGACCCCGGAATATCTGCGGCATTCTtcactggagcagcagcagcagcgcacCCGAGAATGGGTGGCCAGACACCCTCAGGTACCCGAGGCTCGCGACCAGGGACCCGTGCGAGCCTGGTCGGTGCTGCCAGACAACTTCCCCCAGCAGCCTTCCCAGCCGGTCTTCTGGACCTTGGAACCTAACGCAGCACCTCCAGACCCCAATTTTCCCGCCTATTCACTTCCTCCTGTTGTTCTCGAACCCGGGCCCGGCAGGGTGGCCGTCTTTCGCAGCATCCGTTCGCAGCTGTCCCTGCAGGACCTGGAAGACTTCGTGGAGCAGGAGAGCCACGGCAGTGAGGAAAGCAGCAGCGGGCCCAGAGAGTCCCCCGGGGGTTCTCAAGAGGGGCTGCAAGTGGCCCAGGAAAAGCTCAGGGACCCAGCAACGGGCCTTTCTCCAAAGGACCCCCAGGACCTCAGGAACAGAGGGGATAACCACAGCCCACCGCTAGTGCCAACAGTGGCTAATGGCCTGAGCCTTGCAGGCCACCCCCAGGAACCTTCCCCAGGACCAGCTCCCAAATTAAGGCGGTCCTTTAGGAGGAGCTCCCGGGCAGGGAGAGCCAGACTGTCTTCCTCTGAGGATGAGTATGGTGAGGAGGACCTGGTGAGAAGGAGTCGGCGCCCACCACGGTCACGGAAACCTTCCAAGGCAGGTGCAGTGCCCAGCCCCAGGGTGGATACCGCATTGGCCTGCAAACCTGCAGACGCCCCTGCTGCTCTGGCCGAACAGGGTAGGCCGCACCCTTGGAGGGTCCCAGCTGGAGAGAAGCCCACAGCCTTGTTCCCACACAGACCCTCGGAGCACAAGTCATCCCTGGTCCCTCTTGAAGCCCGGGAGCATGAGTGGATTGTTAAGCTTGCCAGCGGCGCTTGGATTCGGGTTTTGACTTTGTTCTGGGAGGACCCGCAGCTAGCTCTGCACAGGGACTTCTTGACGGGGTACACTGCCTTGCACTGGGCGGCCAAGCATGGCGACCCCGCGGCGCTCCAGGACTTGATCTCTGCGGCTCGGAAAGCTGGGGTTGCTCTGGACATAAACGTGAAATCCAGTTGCGGCTACACGCCGCTGCACCTCGCAGTCATCCACGGCCATCACGGGGTCATCAGATTGCTCGTGGAAAGGCTGGCTTCCCGGGTGAATGTCCGGGACAGCAGCGGGAAGAAGCCCTGGCAGTATCTAACCAGGAACACCCCTGGGGAAATTTGGCAGCTCCTGGGAGGCCCTCGGGGCAAGCCCATTTTCCCTGTGTTCCCATTAGTCCGCAGCTGTTCCCCCACCAGGAAGGTGAAGAGCCGGGAAGTATCCAGAAAGACTTCCCTGGCAGCACTGCTTAAGGGTCACCACAGCAAATGGAAGTCAGCTCACCAGTATGAGAAATTCCCCACtacaagggaaaggggagagtacAGTGATTGA